acattatacatttatttataataaataatacgtccttgctggataaaagtattaatttctttccaaaaaatcCTACTAACCCCAAATGTTTCACTGTActgtcaaaatatatatatacacacacacatatatatatatatatatttaatatatgtaaatgcttcattttgatgataaatcaaaagtgacatcaTCAAAACACGCTTTCCCATTTTCCCATAGTGTTGTTAAAGGAAAACTCTATTTGTTTGGAGGCTCCTCACACCCTGACGCTAAAGAGTGTCTCCCAGGCGTCTATTGCTTTGACATTGGTAGGACACTAGAGCATTTATTGTGCACACTACTGTAGGTGTCAGTGCATATGACCATTTTAGATAGAAATGAATAGCTTGTGTTGTTGACGTCATGTTAAGATGCTTGAGGTTTTATCTGGTCGTTCTCAGTGACGCTGACGTGGGAGAAGCTGCTCACTGCAGGCGTGTCCCTGCGGACACTGAGACACAGCGCAGCAGCTCTGGGAGAGAATATCTATGTGTACGGAGGGATTCTGGATGGAGTCCCTACTGATGACCTCATGATGTTCAACACAGGTCAGTAGTGTGAGGACTTCACCGATCCCTGTCCATCACGTTATTAAATGTGTTCAGcaataaaaagttttcacatGTTTTTTCATGAGAGTGGGTTGAGAAGAAagacacaacaaaaacaatacaaatgatCTTTGGTAAATGTCATTCgaatatacattttgataaCATATAGTGATCTTGGAGGCCTTTATTGTTCAAATTTAAACACTGAATGAACTATAATGTCTCATGCACAGCCattaaatgataataattattctgtttattatGAGAATGTTCACATGATGTCATGTTTTAGTTCTAATTTGAAGttctaaaatacaaaaatgactGACTGATGTTTTGTAagattaaaaatgacattttttaaatgattttagataTTCTTAAAATCATATCACACATTCttatcattttaaatcataaagaTTATTTCAAATTGTTTTGTGGTTGGTTATGTTAAGTTGTTAAAGGTTTGGGATCTCTGTCTAAgataaaataagtgtttttttgtttgtttgtttgttttttagattGATCACATTAGTAACTTATTTGAGAATTTGTGCTGAAATAGTAAAAATAACTTGACCTACATTAGACCAGTTGCATAAACAGTCACTAtgttaaaccaaaaaaaaaaaggttatagaggtttaagtttacattaatgaacattattttatataaaatatatattttatgaaacatgttgaactctaaaactgctagaaaattaaagccataaatctaaacaagttgtgtttcaaatttgaggttgatatctcaaaaaatgagctttcagtaagattttgtttgggcgcagtaccaacaTTTCCCCATTAGATGCCAGCAAAACTCTACtgagtttttctctctcaaatattactagcatacacacacacacacacacacacacacacaaaatttttattacacacaaacaaaccacATTCTGACATCCATaccaacacacccacacaattatagctgcataatttatccaACTGGCTCTATAATATGCAGAACAGAAAACAGGAATAAAGCGAGTATTTGCTTTATAGGCCAAACCTGAGAAAATGGCACCATCCggtaaaaaaattgtaaaaattcaaattttgaaGCCTTGCCAACAGAAAGAAAGCATATTAACAAAGATTTATAGTTAAAAATTGCAGTGGGGATATTTTTGTCCAAAAGGTCCTGAGAGGAACTATTTTGTGTACCTAGTGTAAAATAGATATATTAAAGGAAATGAGGgtgaaatagtaaaattccaataCAAATATACTCACCTTTTACAGTCTTATATTAAGtcctttttaaatgcaaaaaatgaaaattgtcattatttactcactctcatgttgttccaaaaccccaaaacacttgaaaaaatatttgtgcAAAACATTTGATTCACTTATaatctttttaatatttggatGAAGTGTTCTGTTAATAGTGACTTACTGTATGTTGatactttactttttttcagTGTCTCTGATTTGGATGCCTATTAAAACTACAGGAGCTCTGCCTTCAGAAAGGTAAATGGTGATCTGGATGAAGTAGGAGGTTTAACTTTAAAACTGTGtgcagaaaaatatataaaggaGTATGTATTGTAGCTTACGCTGACTGAATGATTGTTGAAAATGGAGCTGTAATCATGGGCCATCTGTTTAAAACCAGTGAATTTATTTTGTGGTTTTCCTCTTCCAGAGACTCAAGGCCAGCATCTGCTGTCTCTCCATCTGACCGCGTTCTTCCTCTTTTGTTCTGTAGATATAATCACTCATTTGCTGTGGTCGGTGAGCAGATATTCTTGTTTGGTGGATGTTCAGAGGATGAGTCTCAACTCAAAGACATGTATGCATTGAATACAGGTACAACAATAGTAAATGGCACCAAAAGATCGCAGTTTTAATTGTACGACTAATTTATCTGACTGTAATGAACTGTGTGTTTTCTCATAGAGACTCTGGTGTGGGAACAATTTAAGGTAAAAGGAGAGTCTCCTGTTGTTTGTGCCGGTCAAACCTTTACACCACATCATGACAAGGTAAAGCAGTCATTTCACTAGATTTGTACAGTATTGTTCACAAGTTTGaagaaattaaaaagaaattaaaacttttattcagcatggacacattaaattgatccaaaGCGACAGTagaggcatttataatgttacaaaagattataataatttctgaaggatcatgtgacactgaagactgaagtaaattcagctttgatcacaggaataaattaggcctacattttaaaatatatttaaatagaaatcagttattttaaattgtaatattttttcacaattttacagtttttattgtatttttgatcaaataaatgcagccgtggtgagcagaagagacttgtgtcaaaaacattaaaaaaccttactgaccgCAAACTTTTCATCAGTGGTGTACATTTtcagaaataaatgtaaatgaaaagaaaaaaaagtacagaaaTGCTTAAGGACAAATTGCACACTTCAGTTtaatacttaaaggattagttcacttcagaatgaaaatttcctgataatttactcacccccatatcatccaagatgttcatgtctttctttcttcagtcgaaaagaaatgaaggtttttgaggaaaacattccaggatttttctccatatagtggacttcactggggttcaacaggttgaaggtccaaatgtcagtttcagtgcagcttcaaagagctctacacgatctcagacgaggaataagagtcttatctagagaaacgatcggtcattttcaaaaaaaaattaacatttatatactttttaaccacaaatgctcgtcttgcactgctttgtgatgcgccacgcattacataatcacgttggaaaggtcacgtgtagATCTaagtaccacggtagggcgaaaaactctcattttctcctccaacttcaaaatctttcgacatcgttgttttatctttttttgtaaaggccgtttgacgctttgtagacactggatcggtacttccgcctacatcacgcgtgacctttccaacgtgattatgtaatgtccactatatggagaaaaatcctggaatgttttcctcaaaaaccttaatttcttttcaactgaagaaagaaagacatgaacatcttggatgacatgggggtgagtaaattatcaggaaatttgaattctgaagtgaactaatcctttaatgtttaaAGATTTAGAACAAAATTCAAGAATTAGCAAGagtaaaaactttattttgtcACGATTCATATCCCACTTTTCAAATAGTACACTATTGTTATTTTGATTCAGGATATTTACTTATTTGGGGGAACAGTCACTAATCCAGACGGAGCGGTATCATACACCAATGAAATTCACAAATTAAGCATCGGTAAGGAAAACTGAGACTGAAATTCTGTTACTTTTTTCCTCATTGTAGTTTCCAGTGAATGAACAGACACTAACACTCTTCCTGTTTCACCAGCAAAGATGAAATGGAAGGTACCGCTGTATGTCGGCATCCCTCCCGCCAGACGTCATGGACACACGGCTTTCATCGTCCACAGTCAtgtatgtgtgtctgtctgttattgCACTACAATTCAAACATTTGGACACACTCAGGATCACAGAAATGATTGATCTAAAGGCTTCTGCTTCTgcttttcatttcaatttttaaaatgaatgagtTGAAGGAGAAGCATCATGAAATGCTCAACGCATATGTTCCTTCTTCAAAAAGCATCCCATGATGCACCTCATGAAGTTGGTTGATGAATGTCCAGAATGAGCAGAGCTGGAATGTAGACAAAGTAAAAGCTCAAATATAAGAGAGTTTCACGACATCATTCCCAGACttccatttgttttatttcagaattttcatcactttattattattacaacatTGTGAAAAATAGTTATAATGAAGGAtaagtacaaacccgattccaacaAAGTTGGGACACtctacaaattgtgaataaacaagaaatgcaatgatgtggaagtttcaaatttcaatattttattcggaatacaacatagatgacatatcaaatgtttaaactgagaaaatgtataattttaagggaaaaataagttgattttaaatttcatggcatcaacacatctcaaaaaagataacagtctgcaaacgtctggggactgaggagacaagttgctcaagtttaggaataggaatgttgtcccattcttgtctaatacaggcttctagttgctcaactgtcttaggtcttctttgtcgcatcttcctctttatgatgcgccaaatgttttctatgggtgaaagatctggactgcagtacccggatccttcttctacgcagccatgatgttgtaattgatgcagtatgtggtctggcattgtcatgatggaaaatgcaaggtcttccctgaaagagacgacgtctggatgggagcatatgttgttctagaacttggatatacctttcagcattgatggtgcctttccagatgtgtaagctgcccatgccacacgcactcatgcaacctcataccatcagagatgcaggcttctgaactgagcactgataacaacttgggttgtccttgtcctctttagtccggatgacatggcgtcccagttttccaaaaagaacttcaaattttgattcgtctgaccacagaacagttttccactttgccactgtccattttaaatgaggcttggcccagagaaaacgcctgcgcttctggatcatgtttagatatggcttcttttttgacctatagagttttagccggcaacggcgaatggcacggtggattgtgttgaccgacaatgttttttggaagtattactgagcccatgttgtgatttccataacagtagcattcctgtatgtgatgcagtgccgtctaagggcccgaagatcacgggcatccacaAGTTGCTTTTCCACAcatcatacacacaaacacaaaacaccatcattaTAACACAAATGACACTAAAGTAATACAATTAACATTAATTGAACAACAAGATAAAAAtgtacatgtccaaaaacaaaacaaaaaaactaagaagaaaaataatttttgtcacacagggaattctgggaatgtctGTTTACaggttttcactgtaaattattagATGATTTGTTCTTCTTACTTccaaaaatgtgacatttaacaGTACTTTACTGTATAATTAGGCCTAAAAATGTAAGGTTAGATCTTTTACAATTTTTCTCTGTATATAGTACAGGAACTTActgttactgtcattttttcacattcttttacagttaaaattacaatcttttgtttacagtgtagttttagttaaaaataacagcacTGGTCCATGTTAAACagatgtaaaatgtgttttcagcataactttatgtctttcttcttgGTTGCAGCTTCATGTGTTTGGAGGCAAAAATGAAGAGCAAGAATTTAATGActtgaaaataatgaaattaataaaccCCTCAGAGAGACAGCCAGGTACATAATGTTACCATCTTGACTCCTAAATACCATTTATCTGTTTTACTTTCATTTGAGCTTCATCCATTACTTCCTGCACACTGTTATATAGTGATGAAGGAGATTTTGTCTGAGTTTGGACTGCAGGGCGTCAGTAATAGGTGGGTGCGTTTCTGTGACTAAACCAGTTTCATTACCAGTTTCATATGAAAGTAACGTTCTGTTATTCAAATCATTTCCGCTTGATCAGCTTCGCTCCGACAAAGATTCCCAACGTGAAGTACGAGCTGAGTCAGTCTCCAGTGACCGTGAAGAGCTACAGGAGTGAAAATATCCAGGTGATTTACATCACACATCTCCATTACAAACATCCCAGGCACTTCATTTATAACCGTGGATGTTTAAAGCTTTGCATCTGTGGTCGTTGACagtttacactactgttcaaaagtttggggtcagtaggatgcattaaattgatcaaacgtgacagtaaagtcatttataatgttacaaaactttccattcatcaatttatcactgtttccacaaaactatgaagcagcacaactgtttttaacattaataataataataataaatgtttcttgaacagcaaatcagcatattagaatgatttctgaaggatcatgtgacactgaagactggagtaatgatgctgaaaattcagctttgatcacaggaagaaattacattttaacatatatattacaatagaaaacagttattttaaaagtgttataagattttactgtttttactgtatttttgatcaaataaatgcagcctttgtgagcataacagacttctttcaaaaacttttaaaaaggtCCCAAACTTtcaaaggggtcatgacatttgatcttttgacatataagagatctttgtaccattaaaacatccggCAAGTTtcatatcttaaaatgtcatttatttataactCCAAAAATGCCTGTTTTGATATTGCGGGATCTGTGACATCACACGgataaatacatttgcatatggaGAGCAATGCAGCGTCCCAATTCGCAttctatccatcctaaatagtattcgaAATTATAATTAGTGTGTTCAAAatcgtagtatgttgaaatgagtattccaaagatacccGGATCTGGTAAGAATCCGAAGTGCAGATCTgtgctaatattgcccacaacccattgtgCGTTGGACAATGAttcgattagaactacaaacatgaataaaaagtgttaaaaaactacaaacatggcggaTATGTGAGTTCGCCGGTTAAGTAGAGAGGTTTGGCTTAAGGGGTTTGAATGATTAATAACAGTATCTAACCTgacaaaaagatatttattcaatgttatccacattatttttcatcttcaacAACATTGGGAACTTTTGTAAAGATACAtttggtcattaacttttaaattcaTCATTATGCAAATTGAAAATCTCTGTGTGAAAGATCCACAACTGGCAGATCAACGTGTGACAGCATTTCTCTCCGAAATGGTTGGAAATTAAATTCAATTGAAtgaactgtgacaagatgattgacagggcagtttaaacATTGACAGGTTGCACGTAACCATGCGACAGAGCGGTCCGTTAAACATGCAATTACGACGAAGTaatatgtcccaaagcttgtctacgatcctgctacacactcaaaagtactttttcttcacaaaaccagtacatacttttagggcatagtataagtaggcattatacatcatcacaccataggccccgcccactttttttttgtgtgtgtgtgtgtgtgtgtgtgtgtggaaaacaTAATCCCTCaaggaacattttaaaataattttttaaaaaaccatGTCATGGCCCCTTTAAACAGTAGTTTACATACAGATTTTAGCTTTAAATATAAAGGAATATGCAAGGCAAAGTGTATGCTCTAGATGCTGTGGCTCACAtcatttctttatatataaGGAAATATATGATTTTATAACCAAGGCAATAAACTCATGTCACTTTCATCCAGGTGAGCGGTCATAGAGATTTCAGTACAGTTCGTGATGAAGCCATGAACATGATCCACAAAGCTTTTGCCATGTTAGATGAGGAATTCCAAAAGCTAGACAGGTAGAGATTATGCCGTATTGTTCATTTCAAGTTAATTGTCTAAATCACTAATAACGCAAAAAATGAATCTGTTCTTATCtgaaacagagaaaaagaagCACTTGCACGAGACACAGAGGCGCTACAAAATGAGAGAGATGCTCAAAATGAGCATCTCCTGAGACAGAGACAGGTACTACTGATCATAATTACATCATTAGATTAATTTTCTTGGATGTGTCTGTTCCTGTTCCACACAATGCCTAAAGGAAGTTTGCGGTTGTGTTTGGACAGGAACTTCAGGATATGCTGGAAAGACACAAAGCTCAGAACGAGGCTTGGCTGCGTGCGCGGGCAGACGAGAACGACAAGGAGAGGAAGGAGCTGTGTAAACTGAGGGTGTGTGACTAAAATAACCACAAACATTTACTTTATACAAACCGCTGTCAGACAGAGacaaaaacagcttgttttaaCTGAGTTAgtagttttatatatacacccacacacacacacacacacacacacacacatatatatatgtgtgtgtgtgtgtgtgtgtgtgtgtgtgtgtgtgtgtgtgtgtgtgtgtgtgtgtgtgtgtgaaatatagaagcttgtttccgccatgaaataaaaaaataaaaaaggtaattgcgactttttatctcgcaattctgactttttttttcggagaattgtgagatataaagtcagaattgcgagatatgaagtcagaattgcgtaatataaagtcagagttataaagtcagaattgcgagatataaagtcagaattacaagttataaagtcagaattgcgagatataaagtcagaattataaagtcagaattgcgagatatgaagtcagaattgcgagatatgaagtcagaattgcgtaatataaagtcagaattacaagttataaagtcagaattgcgagatataaagtcagaattataaagtcagaattgcgtaatataaagtcagaattataaagtcagaattgagagatataaagtcagaattgtgtgatataaagtcagaattgcgagatataaagtcagaattgcgtaatataaagtcagaattataaagtcagaattgcgagttataaagtcagatttgtgagatgtaaagtcagaattgtgtgatataaagtcagaattacaggatataaagtcagaattacgagttataaagtcagaattacaagataaaaagtcagaattgtgagatataaagtcagaattataaagtcagaattgcgagatttaaaaagtttgaattattagacgcaattgtgagtttatatctcacaatcgtgaaaaaaaaaaagtcagaattgtgagataaaaagtcacaattaccttttttatttttttatttggtggAAACAAGCGTCCATAGTGTAATGTGTAtctacaatttaataaaaattataactcACTTAACTGAGTTAACTCACTTTACATCTTAATTAACATATCTTGACacataatatttcagaattgcACTCTGTCCATAATATTttagctgttttattttttgtatgaaCTATTCCTATAAAAGTACTCTTTCAGTCAGCTGTACCTGCACAAACAGTGACTTTCTCACTctggaaatgaataaaaagtgtcACTGCAGGTGCAGTTCACACTGAACTCGCATTTAAATATCTCATTTTATGCATGGAGTGACGGCTATTTAACATTTCACCCTGCCACGTCACCTGCCAGTTCTTATTTATCGATTCGGTCTGAATATTCCAGGAGGAGGTGCTCCAGGAGCAAGAGAGACTCAAAGAGGAGCAGTGCAATATCCAAAAACGCAGTGAGCAGCTCCTGTCCATTATGCAGCAGTTCAAAGGCATGTGAAGACACTGTCTCCATGGCAACCGCAAAGGGAGACGGCCCGAGTTTTGTTTGGGAAACAGCGAGATTATTGATGCCACTCCCTTACTGTGATATTTGGGTTTGTTTGTCTGCCTGATGATTTGGttattcctgtgtgtgtgtgtgtgtgtgtgtgtgtgtgtgtgtgtgtgtgtgttaatggaTGTCACAACACATTAGACAACCTCATTACCAGATATACCTGTAGAACACTGGAtgatttatgatgcttttgaaaagatttttctGAAACGTGATGAAGTAAATTGAGGTTTATCACCAAAGTCCatgtcatttattttcatatttctcCACAAGCTTGTGTTGATAGAAACTGAGGGCCTCTGGTCACTAAATTGAACTCTCTGGATATGATATCAGTTATGAAAAACTAGCAGTCCAGCATTTATTACATAATAacgttaaatattaattttatttttcctttttacagttacatttaatcatttagtacATGCTTTTATCGCAAGCATGACAAAACAGGAAAAGTATAAGCTTTTAattacagatatatatatatatatatatatatatatatatata
The DNA window shown above is from Ctenopharyngodon idella isolate HZGC_01 chromosome 10, HZGC01, whole genome shotgun sequence and carries:
- the zmp:0000001301 gene encoding uncharacterized protein zmp:0000001301; translation: MALASGHWVDKEIAGIPPSPRYGHAMTVAGNIAFLFGGASSTITEDDPPIYLNDFYMITVSSNRVTCELMPQKGDVPTVREGHTLCVVKGKLYLFGGSSHPDAKECLPGVYCFDIVTLTWEKLLTAGVSLRTLRHSAAALGENIYVYGGILDGVPTDDLMMFNTVSLIWMPIKTTGALPSERYNHSFAVVGEQIFLFGGCSEDESQLKDMYALNTETLVWEQFKVKGESPVVCAGQTFTPHHDKDIYLFGGTVTNPDGAVSYTNEIHKLSIAKMKWKVPLYVGIPPARRHGHTAFIVHSHLHVFGGKNEEQEFNDLKIMKLINPSERQPVMKEILSEFGLQGVSNSFAPTKIPNVKYELSQSPVTVKSYRSENIQVSGHRDFSTVRDEAMNMIHKAFAMLDEEFQKLDREKEALARDTEALQNERDAQNEHLLRQRQELQDMLERHKAQNEAWLRARADENDKERKELCKLREEVLQEQERLKEEQCNIQKRSEQLLSIMQQFKGM